A window of the Linepithema humile isolate Giens D197 chromosome 4, Lhum_UNIL_v1.0, whole genome shotgun sequence genome harbors these coding sequences:
- the Oat gene encoding ornithine aminotransferase, mitochondrial — protein sequence MAPLARIALLNIKGPARALLCAQSQSIQNNCCKTITSQQVFDRESKYGAHNYHPLPVALCKAQGVFMWDVEGKRYFDFMSAYSAVNQGHCHPRIYKVMVDQAKILTLTSRAFYSNVLGEFEEYITKLFGYDKWLPMNTGVEGGETACKLARKWGYSSKNIPQNQAKIVFAEGNFWGRTMSAVSSSTDPTSYSGFGPFMPGFEVIPYDDLAALQQALTDPTVCAFMVEPIQGEAGVVVPKEGYLRGIRELCTKHNVLWIADEVQTGLARTGKRLAVDHENVKPDILILGKALSGGFYPVSGVLANDPVMLVIKPGEHGSTYGGNPLACKVALESLHVLEEEKLAENAEKLGHVLRNELNKLPKEVVTLVRGKGLLNAIVINKKLDAMNVCLKMKEHGLLAKPTHGHIIRLAPPLVITEDQIRECADIISRTILTY from the exons ATGGCTCCATTAGCGAGAATAGCGCTGCTAAATATCAAAGGACCGGCAAGAGCATTATTATGCGCCCAATCTCAG aGCATACAAAACAATTGCTGCAAAACAATTACATCGCAACAAGTGTTCGATCGTGAATCTAAATACGGTGCTCATAATTATCATCCACTTCCTGTGGCTTTGTGTAAAGCTCAGGGTGTTTTTATGTGGGACGTCGAAGGTAAAAGATACTTCGACTTTATGAGCGCTTATTCAGCAGTTAATCAAGGCCACTGTCATCCTAGAATCTACAAAGTAATGGTCGATCAAGCAAAAATTCTAACTCTAACATCTAGAGCGTTTTATTCTAACGTCTTGGGTGAATTCGaagaatatattacaaaacttTTCGG ATACGACAAATGGCTACCGATGAATACAGGCGTGGAAGGTGGCGAAACAGCATGCAAATTGGCACGCAAATGGGGATATTCCAGCAAAAATATACCACAAAATCAGGCCAAAATAGTATTCGCGGAGGGTAACTTTTGGGGAAGGACCATGAGCGCCGTTTCCTCGAGTACCGATCCGACCAGCTACAGTGGTTTCGGACCGTTCATGCCAGGCTTCGAGGTCATTCCCTATGATGATCTTGCGGCGCTTCAGCAAGCTCTCACCGATCCGACTGTCTGCGCCTTCATGGTGGAGCCTATCCAGGGTGAAGCTGGGGTTGTGGTTCCCAAG gagGGATATTTGAGAGGAATCAGAGAACTTTGCACGAAACACAATGTCCTATGGATCGCAGATGAGGTGCAGACCGGTCTAGCTAGAACAGGCAAACGACTCGCCGTTGATCACGAAAATGTGAAACCGGACATTCTTATTCTCGGTAAGGCCTTATCCGGCGGGTTTTATCCCGTTTCCGGTGTGCTGGCGAACGATCCCGTCATGCTCGTCATCAAACCTGGCGAGCATGGATCAACCTACGGTGGAAATCCTCTGGCATGCAAGGTCGCCCTGGAGTCGCTTCACGTTTTGGAGGAAGAGAAACTCGCAGAAAACGCAGAGAAACTTGGTCACGTGCTTAGGAATGAACTTAACAAGCTACCGAAGGAAGTGGTCACCTTGGTGAGAGGAAAGGGTCTTTTAAACGCCATCGTCATTAACAAAAAACTCGACGCCATGAACGTCtgtttaaaaatgaaagaacACGGTCTTTTAGCAAAACCAACACATGGGCACATCATTCGGTTGGCACCACCATTAGTTATCACGGAAGACCAAATACGCGAGTGCGCGGATATTATTTCCAGAACTATTCTTACATATTGA